One Oryza glaberrima chromosome 10, OglaRS2, whole genome shotgun sequence DNA segment encodes these proteins:
- the LOC127752943 gene encoding uncharacterized protein LOC127752943: MRADEDRHGGRRRGDNEYGGGGGGGQEEGGAGGCCSCLPPFCGVWGSRTKPRRRRRRFRFRLRLIRLSWFFSWPWRKNSGNKKKKTTATATKEAKGMKKRMLLLLSSSSSSAASPPSPAKKALAAAASVSAAAAGSLLLPKVGSFAADGGKKQRKSGSKSLPQQTVTGGGGDAAAPAKETAPPAWQPCPRPAPGELAGVKRAPSRRHGSFRREPGGGGGGGLWTMATTLGVIVFFGRVTAVAFLCSCLYAARFVRAQAAGAAAAKGKGGGGSGRFDEPAAEERPAVVEVCTEEHKKKVVMEGLLDRGGKRLSSRFL, translated from the exons ATGCGCGCTGACGAGGATCGTCATGGTGGGCGACGTCGGGGAGACAAcgagtacggcggcggcggcggcggcgggcaggaggagggcggcgcaggcggcTGCTGCTCGTGCCTGCCACCGTTCTGCGGCGTGTGGGGCTCCAGGAcgaagccgcggcggcgccggcgaaggtTCAGGTTCAGGTTAAGACTCATCAGGCTATCGTGGTTCTTCTCCTGGCCATGGCGGAAGAACAGCGgcaataagaagaagaagacgacggcgacggcgacgaaggaAGCGAAGGGGATGAAGAAGCGGATGCtactcctcctctcctcgtcatcgtcgtcggcggcgtcgccgccgtcgccggccaagaaagcgctcgccgccgccgcgtccgtctcggcggcggcagccggcagcTTACTACTCCCCAAG GTGGGCAgcttcgccgccgacggcggcaaGAAGCAGAGGAAAAGCGGAAGCAAGTCGCTGCCGCAGCAGacggtcaccggcggcggcggcgacgctgcaGCACCGGCCAAAGAGACGGCGCCGCCTGCCTGGCAACCGTGCCCGAGGCCGGCGCCCGGCGAGCTGGCCGGCGTGAAGAGAGCTCCGTCGAGAAGGCACGGCTCGTTCCGGCGCgagccgggcggcggcggcggcggcgggctgtgGACGATGGCGACCACGCTGGGAGTGATCGTGTTCTTCGGCCGCGTCACCGCGGTGGCCTTCCTCTGCTCGTGCCTGTACGCCGCGCGGTTCGTCCGGGCgcaggccgccggcgccgccgctgccaagggcaaaggcggcggcgggagtgggAGGTTCgacgagccggcggcggaggagaggccggcggtggtggaggtgtgCACGGAGGAGCAcaagaagaaggtggtgatggAAGGTTTGCTGGACAGAGGCGGCAAGAGGCTTTCCTCCCGGTTTTTGTAA